A part of Ancylomarina subtilis genomic DNA contains:
- a CDS encoding SixA phosphatase family protein: MKQLILSRHAKTEVIRYDISDFERNLTNRGINDSALVSDHLLKKGIQTELIISSPANRAIATARLFANRFSIHSDKIVEVDQLYHGFSTQEFLEMLQDKAGQINHVWVFGHNPDIASWAYNLLEEAYLHVPTGTAIGIEFDVENWSDIDARSGKLIHYTTPKMLKE; the protein is encoded by the coding sequence ATGAAACAACTTATTTTATCTCGCCATGCCAAAACAGAAGTCATTCGATACGACATCAGTGATTTTGAGCGCAATTTAACAAACAGAGGAATCAATGATTCAGCTCTGGTTTCAGATCATTTATTAAAGAAAGGGATTCAAACGGAACTTATTATATCCAGTCCTGCCAATAGAGCGATTGCAACTGCCAGACTCTTTGCAAATCGTTTTAGTATTCACTCGGATAAAATTGTGGAGGTAGATCAACTTTATCATGGGTTTAGCACTCAGGAGTTTTTAGAAATGTTACAAGATAAAGCTGGTCAAATCAATCATGTTTGGGTCTTTGGTCATAATCCCGATATTGCGTCATGGGCTTACAATCTTCTTGAAGAAGCTTATCTGCATGTGCCAACGGGTACAGCCATCGGAATAGAATTCGATGTAGAAAACTGGTCTGATATTGATGCGCGATCGGGAAAATTAATTCACTACACAACACCAAAAATGCTAAAAGAATAA
- a CDS encoding type IA DNA topoisomerase, with translation MKVCIAEKPSVAREIAMILGAKSQKNGYYEGNGYQISWTFGHLCTLKEPGDYNLNWKYWHMNDLPMIPGRFAIKVIDDTGVQKQFDILAKLIQNAEEVINCGDAGQEGEVIQRWVLHKAKCNVPIKRLWISSLTEEAIREGFDNLRDGKEFDRLYAAGSSRAIGDWLLGMNATRLFTLKYGSGKNVLSIGRVQTPTLALIVNRQKEIDNFVPQTYWELKTVYREVTFAATRGRFDKKEEGVEFLSKIKSELFEVVSFERKAGKELPPQLYDLTSLQVDCNRKLNLSAEETLRIIQSLYEKKLTTYPRVDTTYLTDDIYKKVPDILKKLTPYKEFTEVLLGEKIRKSKKVFDNKKVTDHHAIIPTGVQPGGLRYEEKQVYDLVTRRFIAVFYPDCKVSHTTVLGQVTNIDFKATGKQIIEPGWRVLFSKDSNVGEGTILPVFEKGESGEHVPDLAEKQTQPPKYYSEATLLRAMETAGKQVDDDELRELMKENGIGRPSTRANIIETLFRRKYIRKEKKRLVATVAGIQLIDTIQNELLKSAELTGLWEKKLRDIEQGNYEVDQFMIELKQMVFNIVKDVKSRTHIQKIAAVEEEKVKDKSEKKAVVKAKELTCPKCKEGQILKGKNSWGCSNWKNGCDIRLPFQFQNKKLTDKQIEALILKQKTPKIKGFEVDGNKQNGILIFDPSFELSFVPEEAEVWHCPMCKEGTMMKGNAAYGCSNYKQGCRFIIPFEFMGKSLSESQIKSLVIDRKTKLIKGFIHPETQAKLDGKLIIDNMGKIVFGKQ, from the coding sequence ATGAAAGTTTGTATTGCAGAGAAACCAAGTGTTGCGCGTGAAATTGCGATGATTTTGGGAGCCAAGAGTCAGAAAAATGGTTATTATGAGGGCAATGGCTATCAGATTTCCTGGACTTTTGGGCATCTGTGTACACTTAAAGAACCAGGTGATTATAATCTGAATTGGAAATATTGGCATATGAATGATTTGCCAATGATTCCTGGGCGTTTTGCAATTAAAGTGATTGATGATACTGGGGTGCAAAAACAGTTTGATATCCTGGCAAAATTGATACAGAATGCGGAAGAAGTGATAAACTGTGGTGATGCCGGTCAGGAAGGAGAGGTCATACAGCGCTGGGTGCTTCATAAAGCAAAATGCAATGTGCCGATTAAGCGTCTATGGATCTCATCTCTTACCGAAGAGGCAATTCGGGAAGGTTTTGACAACTTAAGAGATGGGAAAGAATTTGATCGTTTATATGCGGCAGGCTCATCACGAGCGATTGGTGACTGGCTTTTGGGCATGAATGCCACACGTTTGTTTACTCTTAAATACGGTAGTGGTAAAAATGTGCTTTCCATTGGTCGTGTTCAAACACCAACTTTGGCACTGATTGTGAATCGCCAGAAAGAGATCGATAATTTTGTTCCCCAAACCTATTGGGAACTAAAAACGGTTTATCGAGAGGTCACTTTTGCAGCAACTCGTGGACGTTTTGATAAGAAAGAAGAAGGCGTTGAATTTTTAAGTAAAATTAAGTCGGAGCTTTTTGAAGTGGTTTCTTTTGAGCGAAAAGCAGGTAAGGAGTTGCCTCCTCAATTGTACGATTTGACTTCACTTCAGGTTGATTGCAATAGAAAGTTGAATCTCTCTGCTGAAGAAACTCTACGAATTATTCAAAGCTTATATGAAAAGAAACTGACGACTTATCCCAGAGTTGATACGACATACCTAACAGATGATATCTATAAAAAAGTACCTGATATTCTTAAAAAATTAACACCTTACAAGGAATTTACGGAGGTGTTACTTGGAGAAAAAATACGTAAATCGAAAAAGGTATTTGATAATAAAAAGGTAACCGATCACCACGCCATTATTCCAACAGGGGTGCAACCCGGTGGGCTGCGTTATGAAGAAAAACAGGTTTACGATTTAGTTACACGGCGTTTTATCGCTGTTTTCTATCCTGATTGTAAAGTGAGTCATACAACGGTATTGGGGCAGGTGACGAATATCGATTTTAAAGCAACGGGGAAACAGATTATTGAGCCAGGTTGGCGTGTTCTTTTCTCAAAAGACAGCAATGTTGGCGAAGGAACGATTCTACCTGTGTTTGAGAAGGGTGAAAGCGGTGAGCATGTTCCGGATTTAGCTGAGAAGCAAACTCAACCTCCAAAATATTATTCTGAAGCAACTTTATTGCGTGCTATGGAAACAGCAGGAAAGCAGGTTGATGACGATGAACTGAGAGAGTTGATGAAAGAGAATGGAATTGGGCGACCATCTACCCGAGCTAATATTATTGAGACACTTTTCCGTCGCAAATATATTAGAAAAGAGAAGAAACGTCTTGTGGCAACTGTTGCCGGAATTCAGTTGATCGACACCATTCAGAATGAACTGTTGAAATCAGCAGAACTGACAGGACTTTGGGAGAAAAAACTGAGAGACATTGAACAGGGAAATTATGAGGTTGATCAGTTTATGATTGAGTTAAAGCAGATGGTTTTTAATATTGTTAAGGATGTTAAATCCCGAACACATATTCAGAAAATTGCTGCTGTAGAGGAGGAGAAAGTCAAAGATAAATCTGAAAAAAAGGCTGTCGTTAAAGCAAAAGAACTGACGTGTCCTAAATGCAAAGAAGGACAAATATTGAAAGGCAAGAACTCCTGGGGGTGTAGCAATTGGAAGAATGGTTGTGATATCCGTTTGCCATTTCAATTTCAAAATAAAAAGCTTACGGATAAACAAATAGAAGCTTTAATCCTAAAACAGAAAACGCCTAAGATCAAAGGATTTGAGGTTGACGGAAATAAGCAGAATGGTATTTTAATTTTTGATCCTTCTTTCGAATTAAGTTTTGTTCCCGAAGAAGCTGAAGTTTGGCATTGTCCGATGTGTAAAGAAGGAACAATGATGAAAGGAAATGCTGCCTATGGTTGTTCGAATTACAAGCAGGGATGTCGTTTTATTATTCCGTTCGAATTTATGGGCAAGAGTCTTTCAGAATCTCAGATAAAATCTTTGGTGATCGATAGAAAAACCAAACTGATAAAAGGGTTTATACATCCCGAAACTCAAGCAAAACTTGATGGGAAGTTAATCATCGATAATATGGGGAAGATTGTTTTTGGGAAGCAATAA
- a CDS encoding response regulator has protein sequence MVEKASCKILLVEDDFINGKIVKTLLEKANYNVEWVKNGKEALEILIPNSGDYGLVLMDIQMPIINGYEVSLNLREIGIKIPIICMTANAYSDENRKSKEAGMNDYISKPVTKTVLFEMLDKYL, from the coding sequence ATGGTAGAGAAAGCAAGTTGTAAAATCCTTTTAGTGGAGGATGATTTCATAAATGGAAAGATTGTAAAAACACTACTTGAAAAAGCCAATTATAATGTGGAATGGGTTAAAAACGGGAAAGAAGCTTTGGAGATTCTTATTCCTAACTCAGGGGATTATGGTTTAGTTTTAATGGATATTCAGATGCCAATTATCAATGGATATGAAGTCAGTCTCAATTTGAGAGAAATTGGCATTAAGATTCCTATCATATGTATGACGGCTAATGCTTATTCTGATGAAAATAGAAAGTCGAAAGAAGCTGGAATGAACGATTATATTTCAAAACCCGTAACTAAAACGGTTCTTTTTGAGATGTTAGATAAATATTTGTAG
- a CDS encoding BamA/TamA family outer membrane protein, translated as MAKYIYYLFFSLVSLNVLGNTERPVLDSTQLMHSVYFVGDIGEGPLVEANMKMLSGQLSDSGKDGTLVVLGNVISKEYLNCDREDEEFESEDLNHFLDLVKDFDGEVVFIPGDQEWTLNKKNGWESLMNFENYVEDYLNKGDVFLPSGGCPGPIEIELSDDIVLLVVDSQWWLHFGEKPESECGFENTADFLIQLSDAFKRNENKKLILASHHPLYSGGKHAGNFPFPGPVELYRKFLGTPQDFASPYYKQMRYMAKKMLGKSPRLISVAAHDNSLQFKQIGDSYQVVSGSASQTSYVNEKKMDFALREVGFSKLNFYEDGRVILEFWAVGREGQKAPRLAFSRCLYQHISSSDNEILKRDQSIDFSDSTISIAASQVYNTTSQFKLNYLGHNYREEWRTPIKVPVFDIGKEKGGLKIIKRGGGQQTRSLRLEAKDGHQYVLRSVEKYTEKAIPQSLRKTLAAEIVQDGISESYPYAALVVPKMAEAAGVYHTQPKIVYVPDDPRFGIYQDGFKNELFLFEERASGDWSDSGLFGGSKEILSTDKLLKKRYKNSNIRIDEDAVLRARLFDIFLNDWDRHDDQWRWASFEEDDKTIVRPIPRDRDQVFFYTDGKLPWLMRRKWLIPKFQVFDSIVENVSGLGFNSRYFDRSFLSSKTKADWEYMANDLKFKLSDELIESAVSDLPTEVFAISGDILISKLKARRDLLPQMAMDFYSFLAKGVDVVGTNEKELYQANWQNDGSLNVNVFHLSKKDKKRDLIYARTFYPDQTDEVRLFGLKGKDQFKIQGKTEGKGVRLKLVGGKGKDQFDLQDTRRGLVSVYDKTKLHINKDAVYRNKTSNSAEVNVYNRKAFKYDIVSPMLNGNFVSDDGLILGAGVNYTSHAFKKEPFASKHKLLINYAFNYPSYQVKYLGELKSIFRNIDLEGSVNYNSPNFQGYYYGMGNDSENIQSDDNTYNRLRFERLSINPRLRFNFNTNHQIKAGVFFDQSRLQRTENRFVTDFSNLKYDLDPNKDFSTRKYLGINIDYIWDSRNSEVLPSRGIYWQSAFQVFKGLGRNDRDFDRVSSDMRLFFSFSPPARTVLAIRVGGAYNSDGYSLVHANRLGLKSNLRGFALDRFAGDGVFYQNTDIRFRLSQFRTYLLAGEFGILAFNDVGRVWSSGERSETLHHGYGGGLWLSPFKLMIITANYSCSKEDNLFSLEFKYMF; from the coding sequence ATGGCAAAATATATATATTATCTGTTTTTTTCTTTGGTATCTCTTAATGTTTTAGGGAATACAGAACGTCCTGTTTTAGATAGTACTCAACTGATGCATAGCGTCTATTTTGTGGGTGATATTGGTGAGGGACCGTTGGTGGAAGCTAATATGAAAATGCTCAGTGGGCAATTGTCAGATTCTGGAAAGGACGGAACCCTGGTTGTTTTGGGAAATGTCATTTCGAAAGAGTACTTAAATTGTGATAGGGAAGATGAAGAATTTGAAAGTGAAGATCTGAATCATTTCCTTGATTTGGTTAAAGATTTTGATGGAGAAGTTGTTTTTATTCCTGGTGATCAGGAGTGGACTCTGAATAAGAAAAACGGCTGGGAATCATTAATGAATTTTGAAAACTATGTTGAGGATTATTTAAATAAGGGAGATGTGTTTTTACCATCGGGAGGGTGTCCCGGACCGATTGAAATTGAACTAAGCGATGATATTGTTCTTTTGGTTGTTGACTCGCAATGGTGGTTGCATTTTGGTGAGAAACCTGAATCTGAATGTGGATTTGAAAATACGGCCGACTTTTTAATTCAGTTGAGTGATGCTTTCAAACGAAATGAGAATAAGAAACTAATTTTAGCTAGTCATCACCCCTTGTATAGTGGTGGAAAACATGCCGGTAATTTCCCTTTTCCAGGTCCCGTTGAACTGTATCGAAAATTCCTGGGAACCCCTCAGGATTTTGCTTCGCCATATTATAAGCAAATGCGTTATATGGCTAAAAAGATGCTTGGGAAATCACCTCGGTTGATTTCTGTTGCTGCTCATGATAATAGTTTGCAGTTTAAGCAAATAGGTGATTCTTATCAGGTTGTTTCGGGTTCAGCAAGTCAAACAAGTTATGTGAATGAGAAAAAAATGGATTTTGCTTTGCGCGAAGTCGGTTTCTCCAAATTGAATTTTTACGAGGATGGTCGAGTAATTCTTGAATTCTGGGCGGTGGGTCGAGAGGGCCAAAAAGCACCACGTTTGGCTTTTTCCAGATGCCTTTATCAACATATTAGTTCCTCAGATAATGAGATCTTAAAGCGTGATCAATCGATTGATTTTTCAGACAGTACAATAAGCATTGCTGCAAGCCAGGTTTATAATACAACAAGTCAATTTAAATTAAACTATTTAGGGCATAATTATCGTGAGGAATGGAGGACACCGATTAAGGTCCCCGTTTTTGATATCGGTAAGGAAAAAGGAGGATTGAAAATTATAAAGCGGGGAGGAGGTCAGCAGACGAGATCGTTGCGTTTGGAGGCTAAGGATGGGCATCAATATGTTTTGCGTTCAGTTGAAAAATATACCGAGAAAGCCATTCCTCAGAGTCTTCGGAAGACATTGGCAGCTGAAATTGTTCAGGATGGTATTTCGGAGTCTTACCCATATGCTGCTTTGGTTGTGCCTAAAATGGCAGAGGCTGCAGGCGTTTACCATACTCAACCCAAAATTGTATATGTGCCTGACGATCCTCGTTTTGGAATTTATCAGGATGGTTTTAAGAATGAACTATTCTTATTTGAAGAAAGGGCTTCCGGAGATTGGTCGGATTCCGGCCTATTTGGTGGAAGCAAAGAGATTTTAAGCACAGATAAACTTTTGAAAAAGCGCTATAAAAATTCCAATATTCGTATTGATGAGGATGCTGTTTTAAGAGCCCGCCTTTTTGATATTTTTCTTAACGATTGGGACAGGCACGATGATCAGTGGCGATGGGCAAGTTTTGAAGAAGATGATAAAACGATTGTTCGGCCTATTCCTCGGGATAGAGACCAGGTTTTTTTCTATACTGATGGGAAACTTCCATGGTTGATGCGTCGAAAGTGGCTGATACCTAAATTTCAGGTGTTTGATTCTATCGTTGAAAATGTTTCAGGGTTGGGGTTCAACTCCCGCTATTTTGATCGTAGTTTTTTATCGTCAAAAACAAAAGCAGATTGGGAATATATGGCTAACGATCTGAAATTCAAATTAAGTGATGAGCTTATTGAATCAGCCGTTTCGGATTTGCCGACTGAAGTATTTGCAATATCCGGAGATATTTTGATTTCAAAACTAAAAGCCCGACGAGATCTTCTGCCTCAAATGGCCATGGATTTTTATTCCTTTTTAGCAAAGGGAGTTGATGTTGTGGGAACCAATGAAAAAGAGCTCTATCAGGCCAATTGGCAAAACGATGGTAGTTTGAATGTAAACGTGTTTCATTTATCAAAAAAGGATAAAAAGAGGGATCTCATTTATGCAAGAACCTTTTATCCGGATCAAACAGATGAGGTTCGGCTATTTGGTTTAAAAGGTAAAGATCAGTTTAAAATACAAGGCAAAACTGAAGGTAAAGGAGTCAGACTTAAACTTGTAGGAGGCAAAGGTAAAGATCAATTTGACTTGCAGGATACCCGAAGAGGTTTGGTGAGTGTTTATGACAAAACAAAGCTTCATATTAATAAGGATGCCGTTTATAGGAATAAAACATCGAACAGTGCTGAGGTAAATGTGTATAATAGAAAAGCTTTTAAATACGATATTGTCAGCCCAATGCTTAACGGGAATTTTGTGAGTGATGATGGCCTGATCTTAGGGGCGGGTGTTAATTACACATCACATGCGTTCAAAAAAGAACCGTTTGCTTCCAAGCATAAACTTTTAATTAATTATGCGTTTAATTACCCTTCTTATCAAGTTAAATATCTGGGTGAACTAAAATCTATTTTTAGAAATATAGATTTAGAGGGAAGTGTAAATTATAACTCACCAAATTTTCAGGGCTATTATTACGGAATGGGAAATGACAGTGAAAATATACAATCTGACGACAATACCTATAATAGACTGCGTTTTGAAAGGTTGAGTATAAATCCGCGATTGAGATTTAATTTTAATACAAATCATCAAATAAAAGCAGGTGTTTTTTTCGATCAATCAAGGCTGCAAAGGACTGAAAATCGGTTTGTGACAGATTTTTCGAATCTTAAGTATGATTTAGATCCCAATAAGGATTTTTCGACAAGGAAATATTTAGGAATAAATATTGATTATATTTGGGATTCCAGAAACTCAGAAGTACTTCCTTCGCGAGGGATTTACTGGCAGTCGGCTTTTCAGGTTTTCAAGGGGTTAGGACGGAACGATCGGGATTTTGACCGGGTTTCGTCTGACATGCGCTTGTTTTTCAGTTTCAGTCCACCTGCAAGAACTGTTTTAGCTATTCGAGTTGGCGGGGCGTATAATTCGGATGGTTATTCTTTAGTTCATGCGAATAGGTTGGGGCTGAAATCAAATTTAAGAGGATTTGCATTGGATCGATTTGCTGGAGACGGTGTCTTTTATCAAAATACGGACATTCGTTTCAGATTATCACAGTTTAGAACGTATTTGCTAGCTGGTGAGTTTGGTATTTTAGCCTTTAATGATGTTGGACGAGTTTGGAGTTCAGGAGAACGGTCAGAAACGCTGCACCATGGATATGGAGGTGGTTTGTGGCTTTCGCCTTTTAAATTGATGATAATTACGGCTAACTATAGTTGTTCTAAGGAGGATAATCTCTTTTCATTGGAATTTAAATATATGTTTTAG
- a CDS encoding SdiA-regulated domain-containing protein has product MSENYTHFPYRINQPSRTYILSKELREISGLTYKGDHKLLCINDEQGYVFEYDIQKRKITQRIKFAKKGDFEAVEMMDNKVVALRSDGKLYFINDMSHSKSESIKVKTGLGSKNDTEGLAYDASNQTLLIACKGLAHKDSSYMDKRAIYRYSIKDSSLSKYPDILIDQGELETILNLDAYTKFSNKLLKGINPSKGNLTFQPSAIAIHPISRNIYVLGSVGKLLLVLNPQGELLAVNRLKRKIFPQPEGICFTPDGTLFISTEGKMMSGKIYQFDYKPVLKN; this is encoded by the coding sequence TTGTCAGAAAATTATACTCACTTCCCTTATCGTATTAATCAGCCCAGTAGAACCTATATTTTAAGTAAGGAATTAAGAGAGATTTCGGGCTTGACCTATAAAGGAGATCATAAGTTGCTTTGTATTAATGATGAACAAGGCTATGTTTTTGAGTACGATATTCAGAAAAGAAAAATTACTCAGCGAATTAAGTTTGCAAAAAAAGGTGATTTTGAAGCAGTGGAAATGATGGATAACAAGGTGGTTGCTTTGCGTAGTGATGGCAAGTTGTATTTTATTAATGACATGTCTCATTCAAAAAGTGAAAGCATTAAAGTGAAAACAGGACTTGGGAGCAAAAATGATACAGAGGGTTTGGCATATGATGCTTCCAATCAAACTTTGTTAATTGCTTGCAAAGGGCTTGCTCATAAGGATTCGAGTTATATGGATAAGAGAGCAATTTATCGTTATTCCATTAAGGACAGTAGTTTGAGTAAGTATCCTGATATCCTGATTGATCAGGGAGAATTAGAGACAATTTTGAATTTGGATGCATATACGAAATTTTCGAATAAGTTATTAAAGGGTATTAATCCTTCCAAGGGGAATCTGACTTTTCAACCATCCGCTATAGCCATACATCCAATCAGTAGAAATATCTATGTCTTAGGCTCGGTTGGGAAATTACTTTTGGTGTTAAATCCTCAAGGAGAATTGTTAGCTGTGAACAGATTGAAACGTAAAATTTTTCCTCAACCAGAGGGCATTTGTTTTACGCCTGACGGGACTCTTTTTATTTCAACAGAAGGGAAGATGATGTCAGGCAAAATATATCAGTTTGATTACAAGCCCGTTTTGAAGAATTGA
- a CDS encoding Pycsar system effector family protein, translated as MSIIDQAEAFVIDFFEKNHKPIYTYHNLEHTKNVVKHAGKIGTILEFSEADMEILILAAWFHDTGYFQGFINHEATSSKIAEEFLKEKNYPNEKIERVSSAIINTKLPYKACECDISKALCDADLQHLSSKNFMKSSDKLREERSALIEHEISTKTYWEETLNFLKKHNYCTEYGKKVMAKKKELNIQKVTEKVNSYQNKEIQKLNEKVIKLENQNLKLKMPQRGIETMFKVTSRNQINLSSIADKKANLMISVNSIIISAIFFIFKNIMEVPHFIIPCLILLGVSLVTIIYSVLATRPNVTSGTFSQQDVEEKKVNLLFFGNFHRMHVDDYSKALKGLMVNYDDLYDSLIKDQYYLGVVLGKKYNLLRISYTIFMFGLIISVLSFIFAAIYQPVFF; from the coding sequence ATGTCTATTATAGATCAAGCAGAAGCTTTTGTTATTGATTTTTTTGAGAAAAATCACAAGCCCATATATACATACCACAATCTGGAACACACAAAAAATGTGGTAAAACATGCAGGTAAAATTGGAACCATATTGGAATTTTCAGAAGCAGATATGGAAATCTTAATACTTGCCGCCTGGTTTCATGACACCGGCTATTTTCAAGGTTTTATCAACCATGAAGCAACCAGTAGTAAAATTGCTGAAGAATTTTTAAAAGAAAAAAATTACCCCAATGAGAAAATTGAACGAGTTTCGAGTGCGATTATAAATACCAAACTGCCCTATAAAGCGTGCGAATGTGATATTTCGAAGGCTCTTTGTGATGCCGATTTACAACATTTATCTTCGAAAAATTTCATGAAATCATCAGATAAACTGCGTGAAGAAAGATCTGCCTTAATCGAACACGAAATTTCAACCAAAACCTACTGGGAAGAAACTCTAAACTTCTTAAAAAAACACAACTACTGTACTGAATATGGCAAAAAGGTAATGGCAAAAAAGAAGGAACTCAACATTCAAAAAGTAACTGAGAAGGTTAATTCCTATCAAAATAAAGAGATTCAAAAACTCAATGAGAAAGTAATTAAACTTGAAAACCAAAACCTAAAATTAAAGATGCCTCAACGTGGTATAGAAACCATGTTTAAGGTTACGTCACGAAATCAAATTAACCTGAGTTCCATTGCCGATAAGAAAGCCAACCTGATGATATCAGTAAATTCCATCATCATTTCTGCCATTTTTTTCATTTTTAAGAATATCATGGAAGTCCCTCACTTCATAATCCCCTGTTTGATTCTTTTAGGCGTCAGTTTGGTAACGATTATATACTCCGTTTTGGCTACCAGACCCAACGTAACATCCGGAACTTTTTCGCAACAAGATGTTGAAGAAAAAAAAGTGAACCTTCTTTTCTTTGGTAATTTTCATCGCATGCATGTTGATGATTATTCTAAAGCGTTAAAAGGTTTGATGGTTAACTACGACGATTTGTACGACAGTTTGATTAAAGACCAATATTATTTGGGAGTTGTACTGGGTAAAAAGTACAATTTACTGCGCATATCCTATACAATTTTCATGTTTGGTTTAATTATATCGGTACTTAGTTTTATTTTTGCAGCCATCTACCAACCCGTTTTCTTTTAA